TCCCAACCGGCCCATCATTACGGTATCCACGAAGCCAGTTCCAGCCTGAGCAACCTGGGCAGCCGCTAGGGGAATGGCTAACTTCAGGAACTCCTGAGCTTCTGCTTGAAAGCTCGATCGATTTGGAATATATGTCATAACACTAAACTCAAATGCTAGAGTGAAAATGCTAGAGTGAATTAATTGGGCAACAAATTTCGCTCGGATTAATTCTCTGTTTGTATGGACGTTCAATAAAGCGTTTCGAGGCTCCAAAGACAAAGCCATGAACACAAGAAAACTGCTACTGCAAATTCAATCGCTGAATTTGAGCAGAGTGAACGAATGAGTCAGTGTCCAAAAGATTACAAAATGGTACATACAAAGTACTACTTACACAGCTTGCTAAAACTGTGAAACTTCAGAGAATTTGCAAGACAAATCTGGCAAATCAACTAAAAGAGTGATTAGCGAAGACGAAAAAGCTGACTGAATGGATCAGGGTTGTGCCAGCGTTAGAGCGGTTTCGATGACTTGCGATCGCAACGGCTCCTGCAAGGGTGCAAACCCATGCAAATTGGTTAACCATAAACCGTCCATCGCCAGTCGGATCATCGTCGCGACTTTTGGATCGAGTCCACTAGAAACGATTTTGTTGTGACAATTTTCCCAGAAATCCCGCATTGGCTTGAGCAATTCAGGATTCGTAAAATTTGCAGCTAGCAAGTTAAAGTGAAGCTCGTAATTTTCCTGATCGTCCAGTGCCGAGGCTCGAATATAAGCTCTTACCCAATGACCTGGCGTATCGGGGGCTGGCTCTCGTGCGAGTTCATCATTTAATGTTTCAACAAACTTATCTAACGCCTGCTGAATCATTGCGGCAATTAAAGCCTCCTTGTTGGGGAAATGATGCAATAGCCCGCCCTTACTCACGCCTGCTGCGTTAGCAACAGCATTCAGTGTAAGTGCCTCAACTCCTTGGCTCACGACAACTTGATTGGCAGCCGCAAGCAGTTCCCTTGATTGAATAGACTTTGAGCGTGAGCGTTTCGCCATGAGATTTAAACCTAGATCTTCAAACTACAGGGAAGTGAGACCAGAAAAAGGTTTTGTTCTGCTATGTTGCCATACTTGCCTCCATAAAGCTCCCACTTCAACACGTTCCCAACCCTAACTCGAAACCTAAAACCGTCTGGTTGGTCGGATGATAACAATGTAACGTCTGGTTGGTCGGATGTCAAGATAAATCTGTAGTTTTTTGAACAGGGGCTTGAGGCTGCGAAGTTGCAACGGTGTAGTTCCAATAACGCTTCGAGAGGCAGATGCTCTACACCCATCCAGAAGACGTGCAAAATGCAGTGGAACGGCTGGTTCAGTTCCTTAGTCCAGGAATGCGATCGTGAATTGACTGTCATTGGTAACAAGTTAAAAA
This portion of the Oscillatoria salina IIICB1 genome encodes:
- a CDS encoding TetR/AcrR family transcriptional regulator — translated: MAKRSRSKSIQSRELLAAANQVVVSQGVEALTLNAVANAAGVSKGGLLHHFPNKEALIAAMIQQALDKFVETLNDELAREPAPDTPGHWVRAYIRASALDDQENYELHFNLLAANFTNPELLKPMRDFWENCHNKIVSSGLDPKVATMIRLAMDGLWLTNLHGFAPLQEPLRSQVIETALTLAQP